From the genome of Halomonas sp. 1513, one region includes:
- a CDS encoding chromate transporter, whose protein sequence is MSHSTTQGRSASQRDLFMAFLRIGLLGFGGGPAMIPLVQQEVVKRHAWLSDEEFADILAIANTLPGPIATKMPGYIGYRVAGVTGCVNAVLAVILPTIIAMIALLGVFSRYRDVAWIQGMGQGVVPVVMVMMGQLAWDFLNKSQLVLGWLVSLAMAAVAGVLIYLLGVHPGWVIGGILAAALLRPVPKQEARS, encoded by the coding sequence ATGTCGCACTCGACTACCCAAGGTCGCAGTGCCAGTCAGCGCGACCTGTTCATGGCCTTCCTGCGCATCGGCCTGCTCGGCTTCGGCGGCGGCCCGGCGATGATCCCCCTCGTCCAGCAGGAGGTGGTCAAGCGCCACGCCTGGCTCAGCGATGAAGAGTTCGCCGATATCCTGGCCATCGCCAATACCCTGCCCGGCCCCATCGCCACCAAGATGCCCGGCTATATCGGCTATCGCGTCGCCGGCGTCACCGGCTGCGTCAACGCCGTACTGGCGGTGATCCTGCCCACCATCATCGCCATGATCGCCCTGCTCGGCGTGTTCAGCCGCTACCGCGACGTGGCCTGGATCCAGGGCATGGGCCAGGGCGTGGTGCCGGTGGTGATGGTGATGATGGGCCAGCTGGCCTGGGACTTCCTCAACAAGTCGCAACTGGTGCTGGGCTGGCTGGTCAGCCTGGCCATGGCGGCGGTGGCCGGCGTGCTGATCTACCTGCTCGGCGTGCACCCCGGCTGGGTGATCGGCGGCATCCTGGC